A genomic segment from Candidatus Viadribacter manganicus encodes:
- a CDS encoding cation:proton antiporter: MPIGDRRGQWRPKRTFCEAPLENHALIVNLVFAIALAFFFGALAQKLRISPLVGYLIAGVAVGPYTPGFVGDAGLAMQFAEIGVILLMFGVGLKFSLADLWAVRGVAIPGALVQMTAATLLGYGVGALLGMDAAEALMLGFSLSVASTVVLLRALEERSLVKTENGRICVGWLVIEDIAIVLGIVLLPALAGAANGTGAATPMATITALALTIGKIGIFVALMLFVGRRVFPWLIVQIAHLKSRELLSLGTLTLALGIAWVAYELFDASFALGAFLAGVVLNGTKFTHRIAEESLPLRDTFAVLFFVSVGMLFDPMTLVREPIGVVAVVAIIVVGKTGAALAITALYKLPMRTGMTIAASLAQIGEFSFVLAGMGVSLGLLSNETYNLILASALISIALNPLLFRVAEALSDGDETQKKASASA; the protein is encoded by the coding sequence TTGCCAATCGGCGACCGCCGCGGTCAGTGGCGGCCGAAGCGAACATTTTGCGAGGCCCCACTGGAAAATCACGCCCTGATCGTCAACCTCGTCTTTGCCATCGCGCTCGCCTTCTTCTTCGGAGCGCTAGCACAAAAACTGCGCATCTCGCCGCTGGTCGGATACCTCATTGCCGGTGTGGCTGTCGGCCCATATACGCCGGGATTTGTCGGCGATGCCGGGCTTGCGATGCAGTTCGCGGAGATCGGCGTCATTTTGCTGATGTTCGGCGTCGGGCTGAAGTTTTCCCTCGCTGATCTTTGGGCGGTGCGGGGCGTCGCGATACCGGGCGCCCTAGTGCAAATGACTGCGGCAACGCTGCTTGGCTACGGCGTCGGGGCGTTGCTGGGAATGGACGCGGCCGAAGCACTCATGCTTGGATTTTCGCTCTCGGTCGCGAGCACCGTGGTGCTGCTTCGGGCCCTGGAAGAGAGAAGCCTAGTCAAAACTGAGAACGGCCGCATCTGCGTGGGCTGGCTCGTCATCGAAGATATCGCGATCGTGCTTGGCATCGTGCTATTGCCCGCCTTGGCAGGCGCCGCAAACGGCACGGGCGCGGCGACGCCGATGGCGACCATCACCGCCCTCGCTCTGACGATTGGGAAGATTGGCATCTTCGTCGCGCTGATGTTGTTCGTCGGCAGGCGCGTGTTTCCCTGGCTCATCGTTCAGATCGCGCACCTGAAATCACGCGAGCTGCTTTCACTTGGAACGCTGACGCTTGCGCTTGGCATTGCCTGGGTCGCCTACGAGCTCTTTGATGCATCGTTTGCGCTCGGCGCATTTCTCGCAGGCGTCGTACTCAACGGCACAAAGTTCACCCACCGCATCGCCGAAGAGTCCTTGCCGCTACGCGATACGTTCGCAGTGCTGTTCTTTGTGTCTGTGGGCATGCTGTTCGACCCGATGACATTGGTGCGCGAGCCAATCGGTGTTGTGGCCGTCGTGGCTATCATCGTCGTCGGCAAGACCGGCGCGGCATTGGCGATCACAGCGCTCTACAAACTGCCAATGCGCACTGGGATGACGATCGCGGCGTCGCTGGCGCAGATCGGCGAGTTTTCATTCGTGCTCGCCGGCATGGGGGTGTCGCTCGGGTTGCTCTCGAATGAGACGTACAATCTCATCCTTGCCAGCGCGCTCATCTCGATCGCGCTCAATCCCCTCTTGTTCCGCGTTGCCGAGGCTCTTTCGGACGGTGACGAGACCCAGAAGAAGGCCAGCGCTTCCGCGTAG
- a CDS encoding threonine aldolase family protein, translating to MNFRSDNTAPAAPEIIAALTRVNEGAASAYGEDQWSKLLDEKFSALFERDVRVFTVASGTAANAISVASLTAPWGAVLCHRESHIECDECGATEFYSGGAKLVLIDGDGAKVSPEALSEAISRNDRGVHSVKPFAVSVSQATERGAVYQPSEIAALGKVAKDAGLGVHMDGARFGNAVAALGCRPADVTWRAGVDLLSFGATKNGAITAEAIVCFDPARAEEIARRRKRSGHLLSKGRFVAAQLLAYLEDDLWLRLARRSNALAAQLAHAASSYLSHPAETNQIFIKPGAAALERLRAAGAEFYDWGAAGSGEARLVVSWDQGERDIEAMRGQLASLR from the coding sequence ATGAACTTTCGCTCTGACAACACAGCGCCGGCAGCTCCAGAGATTATCGCAGCACTAACACGTGTGAACGAAGGCGCAGCATCCGCTTACGGCGAGGATCAATGGTCCAAGCTGTTGGACGAGAAATTCAGTGCACTATTCGAGCGTGATGTACGCGTCTTCACTGTCGCCAGCGGCACGGCGGCGAACGCGATCTCTGTTGCGAGCCTAACGGCGCCGTGGGGCGCTGTGCTGTGCCATCGCGAATCCCACATCGAGTGTGATGAGTGTGGGGCAACTGAATTTTATTCGGGCGGCGCGAAGCTCGTTCTCATCGATGGTGATGGGGCAAAGGTTTCGCCTGAAGCGCTAAGCGAAGCTATTTCAAGAAACGATCGCGGCGTTCATTCGGTGAAGCCGTTCGCAGTTTCTGTCTCGCAAGCGACGGAGCGTGGCGCTGTCTATCAGCCCTCTGAGATTGCCGCGCTAGGGAAGGTCGCAAAGGATGCGGGGCTTGGCGTGCACATGGATGGCGCGCGTTTTGGCAACGCCGTCGCTGCGCTCGGGTGCAGACCGGCGGATGTCACTTGGCGCGCGGGCGTAGATTTGCTCTCGTTTGGCGCCACCAAGAATGGCGCCATCACAGCGGAGGCGATCGTATGCTTCGATCCGGCGCGCGCGGAGGAGATCGCTCGCCGCCGCAAGCGCAGCGGTCACCTGCTTTCGAAAGGCCGCTTCGTTGCCGCGCAATTGTTGGCCTATTTGGAAGATGACCTTTGGCTGCGCCTGGCGCGTCGATCGAATGCGCTTGCCGCGCAATTGGCGCACGCCGCGTCTTCTTATCTCTCGCATCCTGCTGAAACGAACCAGATATTCATCAAGCCCGGCGCGGCGGCGTTGGAGAGGCTGCGCGCCGCCGGAGCCGAGTTTTACGATTGGGGAGCGGCGGGCTCTGGAGAGGCGCGCCTCGTGGTTTCGTGGGACCAAGGCGAGCGCGATATCGAAGCTATGCGCGGTCAGCTCGCATCGCTTCGATAG
- a CDS encoding PAS domain-containing hybrid sensor histidine kinase/response regulator has product MQYFINHQTIERAAAEVFSSGRARFYLYGLIGAALATVAGLALGAIWLGLALLVDASRTSLGKHLKPLSPAQSAAASLALDIASSASLAVAPAIAWYSGAALSGAIAATMIVALAAHTAFNAKRGRMHALIACAPYAVLGLTILIESGSLATFAAIAMTGAAIAYVFFAAMYQAHRAGHARMQDAEWVRQLNMSFGDDAAASWEIDFERQSVTGARRLGALVGRPVSYADIVERTFFAPPQDRALVNAAFAPEPGAVRCIALEHEAVRADGSRVRLRHQGFVRTTPDGVPTRVTCITRSANAITGSGDTAPTILATAQAALTNQAEALRTLNNELSAAAETDLGATPAALAAILRALVERGEAIGRGVDDLAHARHEADAANLAKSQFLANMSHELRTPLNAIIGYAEMLQEDAEDNGDTAAVQDLNRILTAAKHLLSLIGEILDLSKIEAGRMEAVASLFDPSEMLDVIVETVRPIAVANGNEIRLNGTLLGAKISTDSMKLQQCVLNLLSNAAKFTKDGKIDVEFDRKRCNGVEQLFVTVRDTGIGMSKEHVSRLFQPFVQADPSITQQYGGTGLGLTITRRLCQLLGGDVTVKSVLGEGSAFTMHVPINLADAATALGAAAKIDDLQGNEGAPLVIVIEDEADARELAARALTRAGFAVQGVGGGEAGLALARAQAPALVLLDIFLPDRSGWRVLQSLKHDPKTQDIPVVVLSVNEDRAHALALGAAEHIVKPADRDMLAATVMRYARKRPAPLAVAPAVQKAAG; this is encoded by the coding sequence GTGCAATACTTCATCAACCATCAGACGATCGAACGCGCTGCGGCCGAAGTCTTTTCGAGCGGGCGAGCACGCTTCTATCTCTATGGGTTGATCGGCGCCGCCTTAGCAACGGTAGCGGGCCTTGCGCTCGGCGCGATTTGGCTTGGCCTTGCGTTGCTGGTGGACGCCTCACGCACCTCGCTTGGCAAACACCTAAAACCGCTCTCGCCTGCACAATCTGCTGCCGCCTCTCTCGCGCTTGATATCGCCTCGAGCGCAAGCCTCGCCGTCGCACCCGCGATCGCGTGGTATTCCGGCGCGGCGCTGAGCGGCGCTATTGCCGCAACGATGATCGTCGCACTGGCCGCACACACCGCTTTCAACGCGAAACGCGGGCGCATGCACGCGCTTATTGCGTGCGCGCCGTATGCCGTGCTTGGTTTGACGATCCTCATAGAAAGCGGCTCTCTGGCGACGTTTGCGGCGATCGCAATGACGGGTGCTGCAATCGCCTACGTGTTCTTTGCAGCGATGTACCAAGCGCATCGCGCCGGCCACGCACGCATGCAGGACGCCGAATGGGTACGCCAGCTCAATATGAGCTTTGGCGACGACGCCGCCGCGAGCTGGGAGATCGATTTCGAGCGTCAGAGCGTCACTGGCGCGCGCCGTCTTGGCGCTCTCGTCGGCCGGCCCGTTAGCTACGCCGACATCGTAGAGCGCACATTTTTTGCGCCGCCGCAAGATCGCGCACTCGTCAACGCCGCGTTCGCACCAGAACCCGGTGCGGTTCGCTGCATCGCGCTTGAGCACGAAGCCGTCCGAGCGGACGGCTCGCGCGTGCGCCTGCGCCATCAAGGCTTTGTCCGCACGACGCCGGATGGCGTCCCAACGCGCGTGACGTGCATTACCCGTAGCGCTAACGCAATCACAGGATCCGGAGACACCGCCCCGACAATCTTGGCCACCGCCCAGGCCGCGCTCACAAACCAAGCCGAGGCGTTGCGAACGCTGAACAACGAACTTTCCGCCGCTGCAGAAACCGATCTCGGCGCCACGCCAGCCGCTTTGGCGGCAATCTTACGGGCATTAGTGGAACGCGGCGAAGCAATCGGGCGAGGCGTCGACGATCTTGCGCATGCGCGCCATGAGGCCGACGCGGCGAACCTCGCCAAATCTCAGTTCTTGGCCAACATGAGCCACGAATTGCGCACGCCCCTCAATGCCATCATCGGATACGCCGAGATGCTGCAGGAGGACGCGGAGGACAATGGCGACACCGCCGCTGTCCAAGATCTCAATCGCATTCTAACGGCAGCGAAGCATCTGCTCTCACTGATCGGTGAGATTCTGGATCTCTCGAAGATCGAAGCTGGCCGCATGGAAGCTGTGGCGTCGCTATTCGATCCCAGTGAGATGTTGGACGTCATTGTTGAGACGGTTCGCCCCATCGCCGTTGCAAACGGCAACGAAATCCGCCTCAACGGGACCTTGCTTGGTGCGAAAATCAGCACTGACTCGATGAAGCTTCAGCAATGCGTTCTGAATCTGCTCTCGAACGCCGCAAAGTTCACCAAGGACGGCAAGATCGATGTCGAATTCGATCGCAAGCGGTGCAACGGGGTGGAGCAACTCTTCGTCACCGTGCGCGACACCGGAATTGGCATGTCGAAAGAGCACGTTTCGCGTCTCTTTCAGCCCTTCGTGCAAGCGGATCCATCGATCACACAACAATATGGCGGAACAGGTCTCGGACTCACCATCACACGCCGCCTCTGCCAATTGCTTGGCGGCGATGTCACCGTGAAGAGCGTCCTGGGTGAAGGCTCTGCATTCACGATGCACGTGCCGATCAACCTGGCCGACGCCGCGACGGCACTCGGCGCTGCTGCAAAGATCGATGATCTGCAGGGCAATGAAGGCGCGCCGCTCGTTATCGTCATCGAAGACGAGGCTGATGCGCGCGAACTTGCCGCGCGCGCACTCACGCGGGCGGGGTTTGCGGTTCAGGGCGTCGGAGGCGGCGAAGCTGGCCTCGCTCTTGCCCGCGCGCAAGCGCCTGCCCTGGTGCTGCTCGACATCTTCCTGCCGGATCGCTCAGGCTGGCGCGTGCTCCAAAGCCTAAAGCACGACCCCAAGACACAGGACATTCCGGTTGTTGTGCTCTCGGTCAATGAGGATCGCGCGCATGCGCTTGCCCTCGGCGCCGCCGAACACATCGTAAAGCCGGCCGACCGTGACATGCTCGCGGCAACAGTGATGCGCTATGCACGCAAGCGCCCCGCACCACTGGCCGTCGCGCCCGCCGTCCAGAAAGCTGCCGGTTAG
- a CDS encoding M20/M25/M40 family metallo-hydrolase, producing the protein MAEIAQDALRKFVDEIWNAEIVPSLTTYIAIPNKSPSFEPEWEAKGHMEKAVELFVGWAQKKIQELPGATLSVERLPGRTPLIFIDVPGATKSADTVMLYGHLDKQPEMIGWAEGKGPWIPVLEGDKLYGRGGADDGYAMFGALSALLALNAQNVAHKRAVIVIEASEESGSPDLPFYMDALAERIGKVSLVVCLDSGCGDYERLWLTTSLRGMVGGTLRVDVLEEGVHSGDASGVVPSSFRIARQLLERIENIETGEIAGAEFNVDIPADRQKQAKVASDALGKEVYAKFPFVDGMKPAGKEGDQLVLNRTWRPALSVTGFGGAPLPRDAGNVLRPFTELKLSLRVPPTADAKKASAKLKQILERDPPYGARVSYDGEKEGSGWNAPATAPWLEAALEDASHAAWGKPMAMMGEGGSIPFMGMLGEKFPEAQFVVTGVLGPHSNAHGPNEFLHIPTGKRVTETVARVLAAHAQN; encoded by the coding sequence ATGGCCGAGATTGCACAAGACGCACTGCGCAAGTTCGTGGACGAGATTTGGAATGCTGAGATCGTTCCGTCGCTGACGACCTATATCGCCATTCCGAACAAATCGCCGTCGTTCGAGCCGGAGTGGGAAGCAAAGGGCCACATGGAGAAAGCCGTCGAATTGTTCGTCGGCTGGGCGCAGAAGAAAATCCAAGAACTGCCTGGCGCGACGTTGAGCGTCGAGCGTTTGCCGGGCCGGACGCCGCTGATCTTCATCGATGTCCCAGGCGCCACCAAGAGCGCCGACACTGTGATGCTCTACGGCCACCTTGATAAGCAGCCGGAGATGATAGGCTGGGCCGAAGGCAAGGGTCCATGGATCCCGGTGCTGGAGGGCGACAAACTCTACGGCCGCGGTGGTGCTGATGATGGTTACGCGATGTTCGGCGCACTCTCGGCGCTGCTGGCGCTGAACGCGCAGAACGTCGCGCACAAGCGCGCTGTGATCGTGATCGAGGCCAGCGAAGAAAGCGGATCGCCGGATCTGCCATTCTATATGGATGCGCTGGCCGAGCGCATCGGCAAGGTCTCGCTTGTGGTCTGCCTCGATAGCGGCTGCGGCGACTACGAGCGCCTTTGGCTGACGACATCGCTGCGCGGCATGGTTGGCGGCACGCTCCGTGTCGATGTCCTGGAAGAGGGCGTTCACTCAGGCGACGCCTCGGGTGTGGTGCCATCCAGCTTCCGCATTGCGCGGCAATTGTTAGAGCGTATCGAAAACATCGAAACCGGTGAGATCGCTGGCGCCGAGTTCAACGTCGACATTCCTGCGGATCGACAAAAGCAAGCCAAAGTGGCCTCGGACGCACTGGGCAAGGAAGTCTACGCGAAGTTTCCGTTCGTCGATGGCATGAAACCAGCAGGCAAAGAGGGCGACCAACTCGTTCTCAATCGCACCTGGCGGCCGGCGCTCTCCGTGACGGGCTTCGGCGGCGCGCCGCTGCCACGTGACGCCGGCAACGTTTTGCGTCCTTTCACAGAGCTCAAGCTTTCGCTGCGCGTGCCGCCCACGGCCGACGCCAAGAAAGCTAGCGCCAAGCTGAAACAGATACTCGAACGCGATCCACCTTATGGCGCTCGCGTGTCGTATGACGGCGAAAAGGAAGGCTCAGGTTGGAATGCGCCCGCCACTGCGCCGTGGCTCGAAGCTGCGCTTGAGGATGCTTCGCACGCCGCTTGGGGAAAGCCGATGGCGATGATGGGCGAGGGTGGCTCGATCCCGTTCATGGGGATGCTCGGGGAAAAATTTCCCGAAGCCCAGTTCGTGGTGACCGGCGTTCTAGGCCCGCACTCCAATGCACACGGGCCGAACGAGTTTCTGCATATCCCAACCGGCAAGCGCGTGACCGAGACGGTAGCGCGCGTCCTGGCTGCCCACGCTCAGAACTAA